From the Dehalococcoidales bacterium genome, one window contains:
- the radC gene encoding DNA repair protein RadC yields MKKSFTIHDLPVSERPRERLQRFGVEALSAQEILSLLLGRGIAGESVTVTAQRLLSQFGGLKGIAGATVEELAGVRGIGPAKAAQIKAAFELANRTDGAVEPEAKLPVKTPDDVANLVRGRLKGKKKEHFLALLLDTRGQVIKVAEISVGSLDTSIVHPREVFKEAVAGSAASVIFVHNHPSGNPEASEDDVKLTKRLAEAGEIMGIDVLDHVIVCDKDYLSLKDKGLF; encoded by the coding sequence GTGAAAAAGTCATTTACAATCCATGATTTGCCTGTCTCGGAGCGGCCCAGGGAAAGATTGCAGCGGTTTGGCGTGGAGGCATTATCCGCCCAGGAGATACTGTCCCTGTTGCTGGGCCGCGGCATCGCCGGTGAGTCAGTCACGGTAACGGCGCAGCGGTTGTTAAGCCAGTTCGGCGGACTCAAGGGGATTGCTGGTGCCACGGTGGAGGAGCTGGCCGGGGTGAGGGGTATCGGCCCTGCCAAGGCGGCCCAGATTAAAGCCGCCTTTGAGCTGGCTAACCGCACGGATGGCGCTGTGGAACCTGAGGCAAAGCTGCCCGTGAAGACCCCGGATGACGTGGCGAATCTGGTCAGGGGCAGACTAAAGGGTAAAAAGAAAGAGCATTTTCTGGCCCTTTTGCTGGATACCAGGGGGCAGGTGATAAAGGTCGCCGAGATTTCAGTTGGCAGTCTGGATACCAGTATTGTTCATCCCCGGGAAGTATTCAAAGAGGCGGTTGCCGGCAGCGCGGCTTCGGTCATCTTCGTGCATAATCATCCGTCGGGTAACCCGGAGGCTTCAGAAGATGATGTAAAGCTGACCAAAAGGCTGGCTGAAGCCGGTGAGATTATGGGTATTGACGTCCTGGACCATGTCATCGTCTGTGATAAAGACTATTTGAGCCTGAAGGATAAGGGCTTGTTTTAA
- the prfB gene encoding peptide chain release factor 2 (programmed frameshift) has protein sequence MQELKDKLTDLRTRISIALVHLDITSREQEIAGLERESAQAEFWSDRNKAQRVMQKIAGQKKLVESWRGLEKKGADIAELITLLEEEGDSSLAAGVQSEIEQLASSLDELELEMAFSSEYDVRNAILTIHAGAGGTESQDWAEMLMRMYLRWAERSGYKTEVLEVSPGEGAGIKSATIGISGDYAFGYLKSEHGVHRLVRLSPFDADHARHTSFALVEVMPEAEVGVDVKIEPDELRVDVFRSSGPGGQHMQKTSSAVRITHLPTGLAVHCQSERSQHQNKDIAMRILQARLLELQLSKQAEERAKLKGERISAGWGNQIRSYVLHPYKMVKDHRTDYQTGDPDAVLDGDLGGFITAYLRSMVGKNE, from the exons GTGCAGGAACTTAAAGACAAATTGACAGACTTGCGGACCAGGATTTCTATTGCTCTGGTGCATCTT GACATTACATCACGGGAACAAGAGATTGCCGGACTGGAAAGAGAGTCGGCTCAAGCTGAGTTTTGGTCAGACCGGAATAAAGCGCAGAGGGTAATGCAAAAAATAGCCGGACAGAAAAAGCTGGTTGAAAGCTGGCGGGGTCTGGAGAAAAAAGGGGCTGATATTGCCGAATTAATTACTCTTCTTGAGGAAGAAGGGGACAGTTCACTTGCGGCGGGGGTTCAATCTGAGATTGAGCAGCTTGCCTCCAGTCTTGACGAACTGGAACTGGAGATGGCTTTCAGCAGTGAATACGATGTCAGGAATGCTATCCTGACCATCCACGCCGGTGCTGGGGGCACCGAATCCCAGGACTGGGCGGAGATGTTGATGAGAATGTATCTGCGCTGGGCGGAACGCAGCGGTTATAAAACTGAAGTGCTGGAGGTTTCACCGGGGGAGGGAGCCGGAATAAAAAGTGCCACCATTGGGATTAGCGGGGACTATGCTTTCGGCTATCTGAAATCGGAACACGGCGTCCACCGCCTGGTGCGTCTCTCTCCTTTCGATGCCGACCACGCTCGGCACACTTCTTTTGCTCTGGTGGAAGTTATGCCGGAAGCCGAGGTCGGGGTTGATGTCAAGATAGAGCCTGACGAATTGAGGGTTGATGTATTCCGGTCGAGCGGGCCGGGGGGACAGCACATGCAGAAAACGAGCAGTGCGGTAAGGATAACCCATCTGCCAACAGGGTTAGCGGTACACTGCCAGAGCGAACGCTCCCAGCACCAGAACAAGGATATTGCCATGAGGATCCTGCAAGCGCGTCTGCTGGAGTTACAGTTGAGCAAGCAGGCTGAGGAGAGGGCTAAGCTTAAGGGAGAGCGGATCAGCGCTGGCTGGGGCAACCAGATTAGAAGTTATGTGCTCCATCCTTATAAGATGGTAAAAGACCACCGGACTGATTATCAGACCGGTGATCCAGATGCCGTACTGGATGGAGACCTCGGTGGTTTCATCACCGCGTATCTCAGGTCTATGGTAGGTAAGAATGAATAA
- a CDS encoding peptidase MA family metallohydrolase, with amino-acid sequence MNKKFGALALFLSLLLALPGSSLVQAQGGLTVLENSAVAEFPLKLHFNLSAESDVNITDIRLHYTVDRDSFADVTSEVYVEFIPATTVDVQWTWDMRRTGGMPTGSTVEYWWTVTDAGGDREETAPVVVNFDDERYPWKSLTEGKVTIYWYRGDLSFAREIMLAAQGALIRLEEDTGAFLKKPVKIYIYADPRDLQGAMIFPQEWTGGVAFSRYGIIAIGISSNNLEWGKRATIHELTHLVVHQMTFNPYGGLPVWLNEGLAMYAEGQLEPGHVALLKNALTEDKLISVRSLASPFSSYAQEANLSYAQSYSLVEFLVRNYGQSQMLEMLNAFSQGSNYDDALTEVYGFDMDGLDALWREYVTRQYQPAPVTTGVSPVIITSSTRLAGKLLPDLWPAVLSLLNGRTGEKVIYNP; translated from the coding sequence ATGAATAAAAAGTTCGGCGCATTAGCTCTGTTTCTTTCGCTGCTCCTGGCTTTACCGGGTTCAAGCCTGGTGCAGGCTCAGGGTGGACTAACCGTGTTAGAGAACTCGGCGGTGGCGGAGTTTCCGCTTAAGCTTCACTTCAATCTATCCGCCGAGAGTGATGTCAATATTACTGACATCCGTCTGCACTATACTGTTGACCGTGACAGCTTTGCCGATGTCACCAGTGAAGTATATGTCGAATTCATACCGGCTACCACTGTTGATGTTCAATGGACCTGGGATATGAGGAGGACCGGTGGAATGCCTACCGGGTCTACTGTGGAGTACTGGTGGACGGTCACGGATGCCGGGGGTGACAGAGAGGAAACCGCGCCGGTGGTAGTTAATTTTGATGACGAGCGTTATCCCTGGAAGAGCTTGACTGAGGGGAAAGTGACGATATACTGGTACCGGGGAGACCTGTCTTTTGCCCGGGAGATAATGCTGGCGGCTCAAGGGGCGCTGATCCGGCTGGAGGAGGACACCGGCGCCTTTCTGAAAAAGCCGGTCAAGATATATATTTATGCGGACCCCCGTGACCTGCAGGGCGCGATGATTTTTCCCCAGGAATGGACGGGAGGTGTGGCCTTCAGCCGTTATGGTATCATCGCTATCGGTATCTCCTCGAACAATCTGGAGTGGGGAAAGAGGGCGACTATCCATGAGCTGACGCATCTGGTTGTCCACCAGATGACTTTTAATCCGTATGGAGGACTACCGGTCTGGCTAAATGAAGGTCTGGCAATGTATGCTGAAGGGCAACTGGAGCCGGGGCATGTTGCGCTTCTCAAGAATGCCCTGACTGAAGATAAACTTATTTCAGTGCGCAGTCTGGCCAGTCCCTTTTCTTCTTACGCTCAGGAAGCTAATCTGTCCTATGCCCAGAGTTACAGCCTGGTCGAGTTTCTCGTTCGTAATTACGGGCAAAGTCAGATGCTCGAGATGTTGAACGCTTTCAGTCAGGGTAGCAACTATGATGACGCCCTGACTGAAGTCTATGGTTTCGATATGGACGGACTGGATGCTTTATGGAGAGAGTACGTTACCCGGCAATACCAGCCGGCACCGGTGACCACCGGGGTATCACCGGTGATAATCACATCATCTACCAGGCTGGCGGGTAAGCTTTTGCCTGACCTGTGGCCTGCGGTTCTGAGTTTGCTAAACGGGAGAACGGGTGAAAAAGTCATTTACAATCCATGA
- the nfi gene encoding deoxyribonuclease V (cleaves DNA at apurinic or apyrimidinic sites) yields the protein MKKLHTWEIGIDRATELQRQLAIQVSGKSEVFTPRFIGGVDLAVGKAREMATAAVIVLSYPDLKLVETRVVRGKLAFPYVPGYLSFREAPLVLAACEELNITPDLFFVDGQGVAHPRRLGLASHLGLFLDTPAIGCAKSLLCGHYEEPGVEPGSYAEIIDRGEVVGAALRTRPGVKPVYISIGHKIDLKTAIYWTLACCRGYRLPEPARLAHLAAGGALKSGQEMRALEPAYHGK from the coding sequence GTGAAAAAGCTGCACACTTGGGAGATTGGTATTGACCGGGCTACGGAGTTACAGCGGCAGCTGGCAATCCAGGTGTCCGGAAAGAGCGAGGTTTTTACTCCTCGCTTTATCGGCGGGGTGGATTTAGCTGTTGGGAAGGCACGGGAGATGGCTACCGCGGCGGTGATTGTGCTGAGCTATCCCGACCTTAAACTGGTAGAAACAAGAGTGGTCCGTGGCAAGCTCGCCTTTCCTTATGTTCCGGGTTATCTGTCTTTTCGGGAAGCACCGCTGGTCCTGGCAGCCTGTGAAGAACTGAATATTACCCCTGATTTGTTTTTTGTTGACGGTCAGGGGGTTGCCCACCCGCGACGGCTGGGACTGGCCTCTCATCTGGGGCTTTTCCTCGATACACCGGCAATCGGTTGTGCCAAATCCCTGCTCTGCGGTCATTATGAAGAGCCTGGAGTTGAGCCGGGCAGCTATGCGGAGATAATCGATAGGGGTGAGGTTGTAGGAGCGGCTCTACGAACCAGACCTGGGGTAAAGCCTGTCTATATTTCCATAGGTCACAAGATTGATTTGAAAACGGCTATCTACTGGACGCTGGCGTGCTGCCGGGGTTATCGTTTACCGGAGCCAGCACGGCTGGCCCACCTGGCGGCGGGAGGCGCTCTTAAATCAGGGCAGGAGATGAGAGCGCTCGAACCAGCGTATCACGGGAAATAG